A part of Candidatus Delongbacteria bacterium genomic DNA contains:
- a CDS encoding cbb3-type cytochrome c oxidase subunit I produces the protein MAYAGIAPDQTPTFYEEGTTGKATGLHSWLFSTDHKRIGIMYLIAMMCFFAVAVTLGLLIRLELFTAGQTLPFVTPRVYNSFFTLHGVIMVFLFVVPGLPSVFGNFFLPLMIGAPDVSFPRLNLLSFWLYMTGATLALASIFTPGGAPDTGWTFYVPYSYETGFAAVMAGLAAFVLGFSSILTGLNFVTTIHRMRAKGMDFFKMPLFVWSLYATAWIQVLATPVVGITLLLVMAERFLHVGVFNPALGGDPVLYQHLFWMYSHPAVYVMVLPAMGVVSDMLATFCHRTIFGYKAIALSSMSIAAVGYLVWGHHMFTTGISPTSAKIFSLLTFFVAVPTGMKIFNWIATMYKASIELKTPMLYTLAFIFQFSIGGLTGLPLAALSTDITLHDTYFVLGHFHYVAFGGIVFAFFGAMYYWLPKMFGRMYDETQGVIGFILQFIGFNTLYFPMFLLGLKGMPRRYYDYLPEYQFLHQVSTVGSWILALGLILMAWNLIRSSFRGPVAGNNPWQGTTLEWDTTSPPPLLNFNHEVIVTRGPYDYEESTH, from the coding sequence ATGGCCTACGCAGGCATTGCGCCAGACCAGACACCGACATTCTACGAAGAGGGCACGACCGGCAAGGCGACCGGTCTGCACTCCTGGCTGTTCTCCACCGACCACAAGCGCATCGGCATCATGTACCTGATCGCCATGATGTGCTTCTTCGCGGTGGCGGTCACCCTGGGATTGCTGATCCGCCTGGAGTTGTTCACGGCGGGCCAGACCCTGCCCTTCGTGACTCCGCGGGTCTACAACTCCTTCTTCACCCTGCACGGGGTGATCATGGTGTTCCTCTTCGTGGTACCCGGATTGCCCTCGGTATTCGGAAACTTCTTCCTGCCGTTGATGATCGGTGCTCCGGACGTGAGCTTTCCGCGCCTGAACCTGCTGTCCTTCTGGCTTTACATGACCGGAGCGACCCTGGCGCTGGCCTCGATCTTCACACCGGGCGGAGCCCCCGACACGGGCTGGACCTTCTATGTGCCCTACAGCTATGAAACCGGATTCGCGGCCGTGATGGCCGGGCTTGCCGCCTTCGTGCTGGGATTTTCCTCGATCCTCACCGGTCTGAACTTCGTGACCACCATCCACCGGATGCGGGCCAAGGGCATGGACTTCTTCAAGATGCCGCTCTTCGTCTGGTCGCTGTACGCCACGGCCTGGATTCAGGTGCTGGCCACTCCAGTGGTGGGCATCACCCTGCTGCTGGTGATGGCCGAGCGATTCCTGCACGTGGGCGTCTTCAATCCGGCATTGGGCGGCGACCCGGTCCTGTACCAGCACCTCTTCTGGATGTACAGCCACCCGGCCGTGTACGTGATGGTGCTGCCCGCCATGGGTGTCGTGTCGGACATGCTGGCGACCTTCTGCCATCGCACGATCTTCGGTTACAAGGCCATCGCGTTGTCCAGCATGTCCATCGCGGCGGTGGGCTATCTGGTCTGGGGACATCACATGTTCACCACGGGCATCAGCCCGACCTCGGCCAAGATCTTTTCCTTGTTGACCTTCTTCGTGGCCGTGCCCACGGGCATGAAGATCTTCAACTGGATCGCGACGATGTACAAGGCCTCGATCGAGCTCAAGACCCCCATGCTCTACACGCTGGCGTTCATCTTCCAGTTCAGCATCGGCGGTCTCACGGGCCTGCCGCTGGCCGCCCTGTCCACGGACATCACCCTGCACGACACCTATTTCGTGCTGGGGCACTTCCACTATGTGGCCTTCGGCGGCATCGTCTTCGCCTTCTTCGGGGCCATGTACTACTGGCTGCCCAAGATGTTCGGCCGGATGTACGACGAGACACAGGGCGTGATCGGATTCATCCTGCAGTTCATCGGCTTCAATACTCTGTACTTCCCGATGTTCCTGCTTGGACTGAAGGGCATGCCACGCCGGTACTACGACTATCTGCCCGAGTACCAGTTCCTGCATCAGGTGTCCACCGTGGGGTCCTGGATTCTTGCCCTGGGGCTGATTCTGATGGCCTGGAACCTGATCCGCAGCTCGTTCCGTGGACCGGTCGCCGGCAACAATCCCTGGCAGGGCACGACCCTGGAATGGGACACCACCTCGCCGCCGCCTCTCTTGAATTTCAACCACGAGGTCATCGTCACCCGCGGTCCATACGACTATGAGGAGAGCACTCACTGA
- a CDS encoding cytochrome c oxidase subunit 3 codes for MSTHDTAATEAPVHAEHKDYEGAKIGMWLFLFTELLLFGGLFILYGAYRSFYEDQFAYAATELNTFLGVFNTVILLTSSLTMVLSVSAMQKGDIRSSVNALGWTFLLAIGFLVNKYFEWSAKVHHGVYPGSSTMIEHHDKGEVIFYGLYYMMTGLHSFHVIVGMICMGFIYWHIRKGWITPTDYVKLENVGLYWHLVDLIWIFLLPLFYLTN; via the coding sequence ATGAGCACTCACGACACAGCGGCAACCGAAGCCCCTGTTCACGCCGAGCACAAGGACTACGAGGGCGCCAAGATCGGCATGTGGTTGTTCCTGTTCACGGAACTGCTGCTCTTCGGTGGACTGTTCATCCTCTACGGCGCGTACCGCAGCTTCTACGAAGACCAGTTCGCCTACGCGGCCACCGAGCTGAACACCTTTCTGGGTGTGTTCAATACCGTGATCCTGTTGACCAGCAGCCTGACGATGGTCCTGTCCGTGTCCGCGATGCAGAAGGGCGACATCCGCTCCAGTGTCAACGCCCTGGGCTGGACCTTCCTGCTGGCGATTGGCTTTCTGGTGAACAAGTACTTCGAGTGGTCGGCCAAGGTCCATCACGGGGTCTATCCCGGCTCGAGCACCATGATCGAGCACCACGACAAGGGCGAGGTGATCTTCTATGGCCTGTACTACATGATGACGGGCCTGCACTCATTTCACGTGATCGTGGGCATGATCTGCATGGGCTTCATCTACTGGCACATCCGCAAGGGATGGATCACACCCACGGATTACGTCAAGCTTGAGAATGTCGGCCTCTACTGGCACCTGGTGGACCTGATCTGGATCTTCCTGCTGCCCCTGTTCTACCTCACGAACTAG
- a CDS encoding cytochrome C oxidase subunit IV family protein, giving the protein MSHDTSHEHHEPAPYSTFVLVWIALLALTTITVAGSLLFPGTVGITIAGIVTPVKAFLVMYWFMHLKWESRGLRIMVACAFLLLVILLAGLFGDLLFR; this is encoded by the coding sequence ATGTCACACGACACCTCACACGAACACCATGAGCCGGCACCCTATTCGACTTTCGTGCTGGTCTGGATCGCCCTGCTCGCGCTGACCACGATCACCGTGGCCGGATCACTGTTGTTTCCCGGTACGGTGGGTATCACCATCGCGGGCATCGTGACTCCAGTCAAGGCCTTCCTGGTGATGTACTGGTTCATGCACCTCAAATGGGAAAGCCGCGGTCTGCGCATCATGGTGGCCTGTGCTTTCCTGCTGTTGGTGATCCTGTTGGCCGGTCTTTTCGGCGACCTCCTTTTCAGATAG
- the coxB gene encoding cytochrome c oxidase subunit II → MMHMFSGVSSFAAGVDGPMAFILWASIIIMLGITAFMVWCVIRFSKKRNPKPTHIHGSVKLEVLWTVLPTILAMYMFYIAFGGFDLMTTRPDDAMVVKATGLKWRWVFEYENGKKADRMVVPLDRAVVVELESRDVIHSFYVPAFRIKKDAVPGKNNWTWFQAEQLGEYTLFCAEYCGNDHSYMLSSVSVVEDAAFTEWLNTKDKTLSGSELLAAKGCVACHSLDGTPLVGPSFKGLFGKLETVLTDGAERQLTVDEAYIRKSVFDPAADIVKGYSNQMPSQTGLVSDEELDVLIETIKELK, encoded by the coding sequence GTGATGCACATGTTTTCAGGTGTTTCTTCATTTGCCGCAGGTGTCGATGGACCCATGGCCTTCATTCTGTGGGCCTCCATCATCATCATGCTGGGAATCACGGCCTTCATGGTCTGGTGCGTCATCCGCTTCAGCAAGAAGCGCAATCCGAAACCGACGCACATTCACGGGAGCGTGAAGCTGGAAGTGCTCTGGACGGTCCTTCCCACCATTCTTGCGATGTACATGTTCTACATCGCCTTCGGCGGTTTTGATCTCATGACCACCCGACCCGATGATGCGATGGTGGTGAAGGCGACCGGGCTCAAATGGCGCTGGGTCTTCGAGTACGAGAACGGCAAGAAAGCCGATCGAATGGTGGTCCCCCTCGACCGCGCGGTCGTGGTGGAACTGGAATCCCGGGACGTGATCCACAGTTTCTATGTGCCGGCTTTCCGCATCAAGAAGGATGCCGTGCCGGGCAAGAACAACTGGACCTGGTTCCAGGCCGAACAGCTTGGCGAATACACCCTCTTCTGCGCCGAGTATTGCGGGAACGACCACTCCTACATGCTGTCTTCGGTCTCGGTGGTCGAGGATGCCGCGTTCACCGAGTGGCTGAATACCAAGGACAAGACCCTCTCGGGCAGCGAGCTTCTGGCGGCCAAGGGCTGCGTGGCCTGTCACTCCCTGGACGGTACTCCGTTGGTGGGTCCTTCTTTCAAAGGATTATTTGGTAAGTTGGAAACGGTTTTGACGGATGGGGCCGAACGACAATTGACAGTCGATGAGGCTTACATCCGGAAATCCGTGTTCGATCCGGCTGCCGATATCGTCAAAGGCTACTCGAACCAGATGCCCTCGCAGACTGGGCTTGTGTCCGATGAGGAATTGGATGTCCTGATCGAGACCATCAAGGAGCTGAAGTGA
- a CDS encoding cytochrome c, which translates to MKLNMLVLGAVCGFGLVSCGGGDKPAATTTTTEAPAMAKESAPVVDVAAAQKVMAEKLCLTCHTLDGTTEINGAPALGPTLKGVFGSQTTVIANGQEITKTVDEAYLRKSINEPMAEIKKDFQPVMAPLPMTPEELDLVISYVKTLK; encoded by the coding sequence ATGAAACTGAACATGCTCGTGCTTGGCGCCGTGTGCGGCTTTGGTCTGGTTTCCTGCGGTGGAGGTGACAAGCCCGCAGCGACCACCACGACCACCGAAGCACCTGCCATGGCCAAAGAAAGCGCTCCGGTCGTGGATGTGGCAGCCGCTCAGAAGGTCATGGCCGAAAAGCTTTGCCTGACCTGCCATACCCTCGACGGCACCACCGAGATCAACGGCGCGCCCGCTCTTGGTCCCACGCTGAAGGGCGTGTTCGGAAGCCAGACCACCGTGATCGCCAATGGCCAGGAAATCACCAAGACCGTGGATGAGGCGTATCTGCGCAAGTCCATCAACGAGCCCATGGCCGAGATCAAGAAGGACTTCCAGCCCGTGATGGCTCCCCTGCCGATGACGCCCGAGGAACTGGATCTGGTCATTTCCTACGTCAAGACCCTGAAGTAG
- a CDS encoding protoheme IX farnesyltransferase produces the protein MQPQAGILLELIKIRVTAAVALTAAFGFLLAEPQLSMAVPGVFLGLWLQAAGSASLNHWQERHTDALMERTRSRPLPTGRIRSTTVLAIGLNLLVLGSLLLFLGWGAPPALAGLASFVCYNLLYTPLKTRSHLAVLPGSLSGAIPPFVGWLAAGGRLDDPLIWFVAAFLFIWQFPHFWILLLLIGEEYHRAGLRTLASHLGQLQLRRLSRNWVFLLVLAGLSFMAPRFGLGPWLRGLLAIGSLGLLLTGALIMGKEQPRNRVRRLFLWVNAYTLLVLLCLTLAGFVSRDEPIGAARPDDIRTDLREVSPDPAAGNPGSRGTHGTHVAHHTLLA, from the coding sequence TTGCAGCCTCAAGCGGGAATTCTGCTCGAGCTGATCAAGATTCGCGTGACGGCCGCAGTCGCTCTGACTGCGGCCTTCGGCTTTTTATTGGCCGAGCCTCAGCTTTCCATGGCGGTGCCGGGCGTGTTTCTTGGTCTGTGGTTGCAGGCGGCCGGAAGTGCCAGCCTGAATCACTGGCAGGAACGCCACACCGATGCTCTGATGGAGCGCACGAGGAGTCGCCCCCTGCCCACTGGCCGGATCCGCAGCACCACCGTGCTGGCCATCGGGTTGAATCTGCTGGTGCTGGGCTCCCTGCTGCTGTTTCTGGGCTGGGGGGCGCCGCCGGCATTGGCGGGTCTGGCCTCCTTCGTCTGTTACAACCTGCTGTATACACCGCTCAAGACCCGCAGTCACCTGGCCGTGCTTCCCGGAAGTCTCAGCGGGGCCATTCCGCCCTTCGTGGGATGGTTGGCGGCTGGGGGGCGCCTGGATGATCCGCTGATCTGGTTCGTGGCGGCATTCCTTTTCATCTGGCAGTTTCCCCACTTCTGGATCCTGTTGCTGCTGATCGGCGAGGAGTATCACCGGGCGGGCCTGCGCACGCTGGCCAGCCATCTGGGTCAGTTGCAGCTCAGGCGTCTGAGCCGCAATTGGGTCTTCCTGCTGGTGCTTGCGGGCCTCAGTTTCATGGCGCCGCGATTCGGGCTGGGACCCTGGCTGAGAGGCTTGCTGGCCATCGGTTCACTGGGCTTGCTGCTCACCGGAGCCCTGATCATGGGCAAGGAACAGCCGCGCAACCGGGTGCGCCGCCTGTTCCTCTGGGTCAATGCCTACACCCTGCTGGTGCTGCTCTGCCTCACACTGGCTGGGTTCGTATCACGGGACGAACCCATCGGGGCAGCACGGCCAGACGACATCCGGACGGATCTGCGGGAGGTGAGTCCCGATCCCGCTGCCGGGAATCCAGGATCCAGAGGTACCCATGGCACACATGTCGCCCACCACACCCTTCTGGCTTGA
- a CDS encoding alanine racemase, protein MAHMSPTTPFWLEGIQRPCLLLDERRLQANIQNMLDRSRGWQRPLRPHVKTHQSPALAARFREAGVQGITVSSLDMARLFLEAGWSDQTLALPLNPTWLPSLAELNTHASIAALVADPGVLQDLHGLPTSARIPLWVEVDTGHGRSGIPWNQPEELVALVRELRRMPACRFKGLLTHAGDSYAARGPVQVQAVASRVGERMLNCRAALEAAGIGPVALSFGDTPCCQLASGLEVYDELRPGNFVFHDLMQLQIGACGEEGLALAVLCPVLNVRPDLGQAVLHGGAVHLSREAIRIAETDATGQRDEPRDCFGQVVALTARGLGERMADTCVTRISQEHGMLSAPASFLKDLRPGHVLAILPTHSCLAADLHREYRLPDSSRIEKSCCL, encoded by the coding sequence ATGGCACACATGTCGCCCACCACACCCTTCTGGCTTGAAGGCATTCAGCGGCCCTGCCTGCTGCTGGACGAGCGTCGCCTGCAGGCCAACATCCAGAACATGCTCGACCGGTCGCGTGGCTGGCAGCGTCCGCTGAGACCGCACGTCAAGACACACCAGAGTCCAGCGCTCGCCGCCAGGTTCCGCGAAGCGGGTGTCCAGGGCATCACGGTGTCCTCGCTGGACATGGCCAGGCTCTTCCTGGAGGCCGGCTGGAGCGATCAAACGCTGGCCCTGCCGCTCAATCCCACCTGGCTGCCGTCCCTTGCCGAACTGAACACGCATGCTTCCATCGCGGCCCTGGTGGCCGATCCAGGGGTGCTGCAGGACCTGCACGGGCTGCCGACCAGCGCGCGGATTCCGCTCTGGGTGGAAGTGGATACGGGTCATGGGCGCTCGGGCATTCCCTGGAATCAACCTGAGGAACTGGTGGCGCTGGTCCGGGAGCTGCGGCGTATGCCCGCTTGCCGGTTCAAGGGTCTGCTGACCCATGCGGGCGACAGTTATGCCGCACGCGGACCCGTCCAGGTTCAGGCCGTGGCCAGCAGGGTGGGCGAGCGCATGCTGAACTGCCGAGCGGCATTGGAGGCGGCCGGAATCGGGCCCGTTGCGCTGTCATTCGGTGACACGCCCTGTTGCCAACTGGCCAGCGGCCTTGAGGTGTATGACGAACTGCGTCCGGGCAACTTCGTCTTTCACGATTTGATGCAGCTTCAGATTGGGGCCTGCGGCGAAGAAGGGCTGGCGCTTGCGGTACTCTGTCCCGTGTTGAACGTGCGCCCCGACCTGGGGCAGGCGGTTCTGCACGGAGGCGCTGTGCATCTGAGCCGTGAAGCGATCCGGATTGCAGAAACCGATGCAACCGGTCAGAGGGACGAGCCACGCGACTGTTTCGGCCAGGTGGTGGCATTGACGGCCCGGGGGCTGGGCGAGCGCATGGCGGATACCTGTGTGACGCGCATTTCCCAGGAGCACGGAATGCTCAGCGCCCCCGCATCCTTCCTGAAAGATTTGCGGCCCGGACACGTGCTGGCGATCCTGCCGACGCACTCCTGTCTGGCGGCCGATCTCCATCGGGAGTACAGACTGCCCGACAGCTCACGCATCGAGAAATCCTGCTGTCTCTGA
- the acs gene encoding acetate--CoA ligase yields MQKSASHGDCVNTPLPGGPGIHVPDLASYRELYRHSVDDPTAFWAEQALSLSWFSRWHGVLNADFTRGEVAWFTEGRLNVAHNCIDRHLPERAAQTAIIWEADEPGEARHITYAELQQEVCRAANALKAAGVRRGDRVIIYLPMVPELAYSMLACARIGAIHSIVFAGFSADSLHDRVVDCQPTVLITADEGLRGGKTIELKKIADRALEGLSIVRTVLVVQRTGAPVHMEEERDVWYHDAVSRERSYCSCEWMDSEDPLFILYTSGSTGKPKGVLHTQAGYLLQASLTHRLVFDYRPGEVYCCAADIGWITGHSYIIYGPLANGATTVMFESTPLYPTPERYWQMVETHRINSFYTAPTAIRALAREGNEHVTRHDRSSLRVLGTVGEPINPEAWRWYHDVVGEGRCPIVDTWWQTETGGMMITPLPGTTTMKPGCATLPFFGVQPVLVNDRNEILDGNDISGYLCINHPWPGMARTIWGDHQRFRTTYFSQYPGRYFTGDGCRRDEDGYYWITGRVDDVINVAGHRLGTAEIESALVASPLVSEAAVIGVPHEIKGTAIFAFVILSREAEDIERHELVGALKYQVREEISAIAQPDVVLPVPGLPKTRSGKIMRRILRKIAEGEYEELGNVSTLADPAIVDALIAAHKGLKNY; encoded by the coding sequence ATGCAGAAGTCCGCGAGCCATGGCGATTGTGTCAACACTCCGTTGCCCGGTGGGCCCGGGATCCATGTGCCCGACCTGGCCAGCTACCGGGAACTGTATCGCCATTCGGTGGACGACCCCACGGCGTTCTGGGCGGAACAGGCTCTTTCCCTGAGCTGGTTCAGTCGTTGGCACGGGGTGCTGAATGCGGACTTCACGCGCGGCGAGGTGGCCTGGTTCACCGAAGGACGGCTGAACGTGGCGCACAACTGCATCGATCGCCACCTGCCGGAACGGGCAGCCCAGACCGCGATCATCTGGGAAGCCGACGAGCCCGGCGAAGCCCGCCATATCACCTATGCCGAACTGCAGCAGGAAGTCTGCCGCGCCGCCAATGCGCTCAAGGCCGCCGGAGTCCGCCGCGGGGACCGCGTCATCATCTACCTGCCCATGGTGCCCGAGCTGGCCTATTCCATGCTGGCCTGTGCGCGCATTGGCGCCATTCATTCCATCGTGTTCGCCGGCTTCTCGGCCGACAGCCTGCACGACCGGGTGGTGGACTGCCAGCCCACCGTGCTGATCACGGCCGACGAAGGCCTGCGTGGCGGCAAGACCATTGAACTGAAGAAAATCGCCGACCGCGCTCTGGAAGGGCTGTCGATCGTCAGGACCGTGCTGGTCGTGCAACGCACGGGCGCCCCCGTGCACATGGAAGAAGAACGGGATGTCTGGTATCACGACGCCGTCTCGCGCGAGCGTTCCTACTGCTCGTGCGAGTGGATGGACAGCGAGGACCCGCTCTTCATCCTCTACACTTCGGGTTCCACGGGCAAGCCCAAGGGTGTGCTGCATACCCAGGCGGGCTACCTGCTGCAGGCCAGTCTGACCCATCGCCTGGTCTTCGACTACCGTCCGGGCGAGGTCTACTGCTGTGCCGCCGACATCGGCTGGATCACGGGCCACAGCTACATCATCTATGGTCCGCTGGCCAACGGCGCCACCACCGTGATGTTCGAGTCCACGCCGCTCTATCCCACCCCGGAACGCTACTGGCAGATGGTGGAAACACACAGGATCAACAGCTTCTACACGGCCCCCACGGCCATCCGGGCCCTGGCCCGCGAAGGAAACGAGCATGTCACCCGGCACGACCGCAGCAGCCTGCGCGTGCTGGGCACGGTGGGCGAGCCGATCAATCCCGAAGCCTGGCGCTGGTATCACGACGTGGTGGGCGAAGGTCGCTGCCCCATCGTGGACACATGGTGGCAGACCGAGACCGGCGGCATGATGATCACTCCTCTGCCCGGCACCACGACCATGAAGCCCGGCTGTGCCACCCTGCCTTTCTTTGGAGTCCAGCCCGTGCTGGTGAACGACCGCAACGAGATTCTGGATGGCAATGACATCAGCGGCTATCTGTGCATCAACCACCCCTGGCCGGGCATGGCACGCACCATCTGGGGCGACCACCAGCGCTTTCGCACCACCTACTTCAGCCAGTATCCCGGCCGCTATTTCACGGGTGACGGCTGCCGCCGCGACGAGGATGGCTACTACTGGATCACCGGCCGCGTGGATGACGTGATCAATGTGGCCGGTCACCGCCTGGGCACGGCGGAAATCGAGAGCGCGCTGGTGGCCAGCCCACTGGTCTCCGAGGCGGCCGTGATCGGCGTGCCTCACGAGATCAAGGGCACGGCGATCTTCGCCTTCGTGATTCTCAGCCGCGAGGCGGAAGACATCGAACGCCACGAGCTGGTGGGCGCGCTCAAGTACCAGGTGCGCGAGGAAATCAGCGCGATCGCCCAGCCCGATGTGGTGCTGCCCGTACCCGGGCTTCCCAAGACCCGTTCAGGCAAGATCATGCGCCGCATTCTGCGCAAGATCGCCGAGGGCGAGTACGAGGAACTGGGCAACGTGAGCACCCTGGCCGATCCGGCCATCGTGGACGCCCTGATCGCCGCCCACAAGGGACTCAAGAACTACTGA
- a CDS encoding DinB family protein: MSIASCRNTLDTLGKFFNRSLEAFDESDSGFAPFPGMFSVAQQVAHSAQTIDWFLVGAFDPKGMKEDWEDQELKVRAVTSLAKAKAWHDEAIQRVQEKLSNTSEADWMAPIAEKSIMGGAPRASIFEAILDHAAHHRGSLAVYARCAGKTPVMPYM, from the coding sequence ATGAGCATCGCAAGCTGTCGCAACACCCTGGATACCCTGGGCAAGTTCTTCAACCGGTCTCTGGAAGCCTTCGACGAAAGCGATTCGGGCTTCGCTCCCTTTCCGGGCATGTTCAGCGTGGCCCAGCAGGTGGCGCACAGCGCCCAGACCATCGACTGGTTCCTGGTGGGCGCGTTTGATCCCAAGGGCATGAAGGAAGACTGGGAAGACCAGGAACTGAAAGTGCGTGCCGTGACCAGTCTGGCCAAGGCGAAAGCCTGGCACGACGAGGCCATCCAGCGCGTGCAGGAGAAGTTGTCCAATACCAGCGAGGCCGACTGGATGGCCCCCATCGCCGAAAAGTCGATCATGGGTGGCGCTCCGCGTGCATCCATCTTCGAAGCGATCCTGGACCATGCGGCCCACCATCGTGGCTCGCTGGCCGTATACGCCCGTTGTGCGGGCAAGACACCCGTGATGCCCTACATGTGA
- a CDS encoding DOMON-like domain-containing protein, which translates to MLRLEPHPSQTRLPDLDLQVRLSRSAGILSLSFHLRDPQAEVLLPDIAEHPERRDGLWRTTCFELFLAQPGHSSYHELNLSPAGHWNLLHFRETRQTADSGWTPQELAFQFIRRANGGELTAELPLEPLGLADGPLRLGVCAVLDTAGSGPTHWALVHPMPHPDFHDPRGFVLNIT; encoded by the coding sequence ATGCTGAGGCTTGAACCCCATCCGTCACAGACCCGTCTGCCGGACCTGGATCTCCAGGTCCGGCTTTCGCGCTCGGCTGGAATCCTGTCGCTGTCCTTTCACCTGCGTGATCCACAGGCAGAGGTGCTGCTTCCCGACATCGCGGAGCACCCGGAGCGTCGTGACGGTCTCTGGCGGACCACCTGCTTCGAGCTCTTCCTTGCCCAGCCGGGTCACTCTTCTTACCACGAATTGAATCTCTCACCAGCGGGACACTGGAACCTGCTGCACTTCCGGGAGACGCGTCAGACGGCCGATTCCGGGTGGACTCCGCAGGAGCTGGCGTTCCAGTTCATCCGTCGTGCCAATGGCGGTGAGTTGACGGCGGAATTGCCGCTGGAACCTCTGGGACTTGCGGACGGACCCCTGCGACTGGGTGTGTGCGCCGTGCTGGATACGGCGGGCTCAGGGCCCACTCATTGGGCGCTCGTGCATCCAATGCCACACCCGGATTTCCACGATCCTCGCGGGTTCGTGCTCAATATCACGTGA
- a CDS encoding DUF883 domain-containing protein: protein MTLPSGGPHNNGNEDIMESTGNEKIVEALKLLDTAAKDKKDELRELLNNRYSHLKSALADTEYTVIERLTSTLKDQIETLVNARNQGQAKVREAAGNVDEHVHTNPWPYLGGAAVISLLGGYLMGLKMSSNNRNAS from the coding sequence ATGACCCTGCCGTCCGGTGGGCCACACAACAACGGAAACGAGGACATCATGGAATCAACTGGCAACGAAAAGATCGTGGAAGCCCTGAAACTGCTGGATACTGCGGCAAAGGACAAGAAGGACGAGCTGCGTGAGCTGTTGAACAACCGCTATTCGCACCTGAAGAGCGCGCTGGCCGACACCGAGTACACGGTGATCGAACGCCTGACCAGCACACTCAAGGATCAGATCGAGACGCTGGTCAACGCCAGGAATCAGGGCCAGGCCAAAGTTCGCGAAGCCGCGGGCAATGTGGACGAGCATGTTCACACCAATCCCTGGCCCTACCTCGGCGGCGCGGCTGTGATTTCGCTGCTGGGTGGCTACCTGATGGGGCTCAAGATGAGTTCGAACAACCGGAACGCAAGTTGA
- a CDS encoding ABC-2 family transporter protein, which translates to MRYLRLYLYFLRFSFSRAMEFRLDFWFRIVMDCTFYAVQIIFFRVLYTQTGFLGGWSFEQSLVFICGFFLIDAIHMTVFANNLWWLPILINKGDLDYYLLRPISSLYFLSLRDFAANSFVNLIIAAGLLAWALSSYPGTLGTVPVILFLLGVINGSLLYYILHICFLIPVFWLHSNRGLGDIFFTLQSYAERPDRIFSGYVRRLLVTALPFSLIVSFPTRVLFEGLTLRLLLHISGVTLLAFLFLLWLWNRGMRAYSSASS; encoded by the coding sequence ATGCGATACCTGCGCCTGTACCTGTACTTTCTGCGATTCTCATTCAGCCGCGCGATGGAGTTCCGGCTGGATTTCTGGTTTCGCATCGTGATGGACTGCACCTTCTACGCGGTGCAGATCATCTTCTTTCGTGTGCTCTACACGCAGACCGGGTTTCTGGGAGGCTGGAGTTTCGAGCAGTCGCTGGTGTTCATCTGCGGTTTCTTCCTGATCGATGCGATTCACATGACCGTGTTCGCCAACAACCTCTGGTGGCTGCCCATCCTCATCAACAAGGGCGATCTGGACTATTATCTGCTGCGCCCGATCAGTTCGCTGTATTTCCTGAGTCTGCGGGATTTCGCGGCCAACAGTTTCGTGAACCTGATCATCGCCGCGGGCCTGCTGGCCTGGGCGCTGAGCAGCTATCCAGGCACGCTGGGCACCGTTCCGGTGATCCTCTTTCTGCTGGGGGTGATCAACGGCAGCCTGCTGTACTACATCCTGCACATCTGTTTCCTGATACCCGTCTTCTGGCTGCACAGCAACCGGGGCCTGGGAGACATCTTCTTCACGCTGCAGAGCTATGCCGAGCGGCCCGACAGAATCTTCAGCGGCTATGTGCGTCGCCTGCTTGTGACCGCCCTGCCCTTCTCGCTGATCGTGAGCTTTCCCACCCGGGTTCTCTTCGAAGGCCTCACCCTGCGCCTGCTGTTGCACATCAGCGGAGTCACCCTGCTGGCCTTCCTGTTCCTGCTCTGGCTGTGGAACAGGGGCATGCGGGCCTACAGCTCGGCCTCGTCCTGA